In Pseudomonas sp. P5_109, the genomic window CCGCCCGATCCGGACGCAACCTTGATTTGCAGATCAAGGCACTGAACGCAGCGCAATTACTCGTTGATGCTCGCGGTGGTGCGGGCGCACCGGGGTTTGTGGGGCTTGATGGGGCTAACGGCCAGGAGCCGGGCTGCACCTGGGGCCAGGCGGGGCGCGGTGCCGATGGCAGTGATGGCAGCAATGGTCAGCCGGGAGCGCCAGGGGCTCTGGTTAAACTGGCAGTGCCGCACGATTTCCCCGCAGACCGGATCAAGGTTCAGGTGGCCGGCGGCGCCGGTGGCCTGGCCGGCCCTGGCGGCAAGCCGGGCGCGGGTGGCAAGGCCAAGGGCTGCCTGATTTACAACGCCGATGGCGGCAAGAGCGGTAAACCTGGGGCTGATGGTCAGCCGGGGCCGGAAGGCGCGGCGGGTTCGGTGGTTGTACAGCGGATGTAAGCAACACCGAGAGCCCTGTGGCGAGGGGGCTTGCCTGTGGTGAGGGGGCTTGCCCCCGTTGGGCCGCGAAGCGGCCCCAAATTCCGGCAATCGCAATACTGCTGAAGGTTAGCGTTGTCTGGATTTACGACTGCTACGCAGCCGAACGGGGGCAAGCTCCCTCGCCACAGGCAAGCCCCCTCGCCACAAAAGCTCGGCAGATTCAAAACATCGGCCGAGCCGCAGCAATCGCCACCACGGCCAACCCCACCAGTAGATTGATCCCCACCAAGCGGCGAATCCGTCCCAGCACACCGGCACCCGCCGGCCAATCCTGCTCGGCCACCGCGGTGCGCAACTCCGGCAACATCAGCGCCTGAATGCGGATAAACAGCGCGGTCATCACCACATACAAGCCCATCATCACCTGTACATAACGTGGCGCAGTTTCAAAGCCACCGAAGTGCATGTGCAGCATGCCCACGCCGCTGACCGGCAACAGCACGACCGCCACCCAGACCCAACGGAAAAAACCTTGAAACACTTCTACCCACAGCTTCAGCCGGGCAGGGCCCTCCAGTGCCGTGATCGCAGCGGGTCGCAAGACCATCCAGGCGAAAAACATGCCGCCGACCCAGACCAGGGCTGCCAGTACATGCAGGCTATAAGTGAGGCTAAAAAGTGTCATTGGGGTACTCCGTTCTGCGCGGGATTCATTAGCGGGGTATGATAGCGGCCGAACCGAACTACTGAAAATTTATCCAGCGTTTTTAACGCCCGACAATCAATGATCAGCACCGAACTCAAAACCACGATCCAGGGCGCCTACTCGCGTTTTCTCGAAGCCAAGAGCCTCAAGCCGCGCTACGGCCAACGCCTGATGATCGCCGAAATCGCCAAGGTCCTGGGTGACATCGACACCGACGACGAAGGCCGGCGCAGTGGCGACCCCGCGATCGTCGCGGTGGAAGCCGGCACCGGTACCGGCAAGACCGTGGCCTACAGCCTGGCGGCGATTCCGACCGCCAAGGCCGCGGGCAAACGCCTGGTGATAGCCACGGCCACCGTGGCCCTGCAAGAGCAGATCGTCTACAAGGACCTGCCCGACCTGATGCGCAACAGCGGGCTGAATTTCAGCTTCGCCCTGGCCAAGGGCCGCGGGCGCTACATGTGCCTGTCCAAGCTCGACATGTTGCTCCAGGAAGGCCACGCGCAGACCGCCACGGCGCAGCTGTTCGAAGAAGAAGGCTTCAAGATCGAGGTCGACGAGGCCAGCCAGAAGCTGTTCACCAGCATGATCGAGAAGCTCGCCGGCAATAAGTGGGACGGCGACCGCGACAGTTGGTCCACCGCCCTGGAAGACGCCGACTGGGCGCGCCTGACCACCGACCACAGCCAGTGCACCAACCGCCATTGCCCGAACTTCGGCCAGTGCGCCTTCTACAAGGCCCGCGAAGGCATGGGCAAGGTCGACGTGATCGTCACCAACCACGACATGGTCCTGGCCGACCTGGCCCTGGGCGGTGGTGCGGTGCTGCCGGACCCGCGCGACACCATCTACGTGTTCGACGAAGGCCATCACCTGCCGGACAAGGCCATCGGCCACTTTGCCCATTACACGCGCCTGCGCTCCACTGCCGACTGGCTGGAAACCACCGCCAAGAACCTCACCAAATTGCTGGCCCAGCACCCGTTGCCAGGCGACCTGGGCAAGTTGATCGAGCAGGTGCCCGAGCTGGCGCGGGAGATCAAGACCCAGCAGCAGTTCATGTTCACTGCGTGTGAGCAGATTGCCGATTTCAAACCCGGCGAAGACGTCGAAGGCCGCGAGCGCCCGCGTCATCGATTCGTCGGCGGGGTGATTCCCGAGCACATGCGTGAAATGGGCATCGAGCTGAAGAAAGGCTTCGCGCGCCTGACCGACCTGTTCACCCGCCTGACCGACCTGCTCAAGGAAGGCATGGACGGCGAGGTCAACATTGGCATCGCCAGCAACCAGGCCGAAGAGTGGTATCCGCTGTTCGGCAGCCTGTTGTCGCGTTCTTCCGGTAACTGGGAGCTGTGGACTGCCTTCACCGTCGAAGACCCGGAAGACAACCCGCCGATGGCGCGCTGGCTGACCCTGGCCGAAAGCGGCTCGCTGTTCGACATCGAGGTCAACGCAAGTCCCATCCTCGCGGCGGAAATGCTTCGCCGCAACCTGTGGAACGTGGCCTATGGCTGCTTGGTGACCTCGGCGACCTTGACCGCCCTCGGCACCTTCGACCGCTTCCGCATGCGCGCCGGCCTGCCGAAAAAAGCCGTGACGGCGGTAGTGCCAAGCCCGTTCCATCATGCCGACGCCGGTGTGTTGCGGGTGCCGAACCTGAACGCCGACCCGCGTGATGCAGCGGCGCATACCGCCGCGATCATTCGTGACCTGCCTGAATTGGTCGAAGGCTCGCGGGGCACGCTGGTGCTGTTTTCCTCGCGTAAGCAGATGCAGGACGTGTTCGACGGCCTCGACCGCGATTGGCGCAAGCAAGTGTTTATCCAGGGCAACCTGTCGAAACAGGAAACCCTGAACAAGCACAAGGCAAGGGTCGATGGCGGTGACTCCAGCGTGTTGTTCGGCCTGGCGAGCTTCGCCGAAGGGGTCGACTTGCCCGGTGCCTATTGCGAGCACGTGGTCATCGCCAAGATTCCATTCTCGGTACCGGATGATCCGGTCGAGGCTGCACTGGCCGAGTGGATCGAAGCCCGGGGCGGCAATCCGTTCATGGAAATCTCCGTGCCGGACGCCTCGCTGAAGCTGGTCCAGGCCTGCGGCCGCTTGCTGCGCACCGAAGAAGACCGCGGCACCATCACCTTGCTCGACCGGCGCCTGGTGACCCAGCGCTATGGCAAAGCCATCCTCAACGCGTTGCCGCCGTTCCGTCGAGAAATTTCCTGAAGCACCGGTGGGCAATTTTGCCCACCGCGTTGTCTATCTCTCTGCCATCGCTTTTCCACTGGCCCATTGAAGGTCGTTAGGGAGAATTTCGTTCTCATGATTTGCCGTTCGTTGCCCGCTGTTTTTGCCCTGATGTTCGCAACACCTCTGCTGGCCGCGCCTGCCAG contains:
- a CDS encoding CopD family protein, translating into MTLFSLTYSLHVLAALVWVGGMFFAWMVLRPAAITALEGPARLKLWVEVFQGFFRWVWVAVVLLPVSGVGMLHMHFGGFETAPRYVQVMMGLYVVMTALFIRIQALMLPELRTAVAEQDWPAGAGVLGRIRRLVGINLLVGLAVVAIAAARPMF
- a CDS encoding collagen-like protein; its protein translation is MRKLCLLAVLISPLASAQVVSVEPNSLMRLPNTASTLQLERLEVADYGTLLIPSNVTEVIVGELHLGREARIAIVPGEQALALKVHRADLSEGSQITARGAPGTYQKAARSGRNLDLQIKALNAAQLLVDARGGAGAPGFVGLDGANGQEPGCTWGQAGRGADGSDGSNGQPGAPGALVKLAVPHDFPADRIKVQVAGGAGGLAGPGGKPGAGGKAKGCLIYNADGGKSGKPGADGQPGPEGAAGSVVVQRM
- the dinG gene encoding ATP-dependent DNA helicase DinG, coding for MISTELKTTIQGAYSRFLEAKSLKPRYGQRLMIAEIAKVLGDIDTDDEGRRSGDPAIVAVEAGTGTGKTVAYSLAAIPTAKAAGKRLVIATATVALQEQIVYKDLPDLMRNSGLNFSFALAKGRGRYMCLSKLDMLLQEGHAQTATAQLFEEEGFKIEVDEASQKLFTSMIEKLAGNKWDGDRDSWSTALEDADWARLTTDHSQCTNRHCPNFGQCAFYKAREGMGKVDVIVTNHDMVLADLALGGGAVLPDPRDTIYVFDEGHHLPDKAIGHFAHYTRLRSTADWLETTAKNLTKLLAQHPLPGDLGKLIEQVPELAREIKTQQQFMFTACEQIADFKPGEDVEGRERPRHRFVGGVIPEHMREMGIELKKGFARLTDLFTRLTDLLKEGMDGEVNIGIASNQAEEWYPLFGSLLSRSSGNWELWTAFTVEDPEDNPPMARWLTLAESGSLFDIEVNASPILAAEMLRRNLWNVAYGCLVTSATLTALGTFDRFRMRAGLPKKAVTAVVPSPFHHADAGVLRVPNLNADPRDAAAHTAAIIRDLPELVEGSRGTLVLFSSRKQMQDVFDGLDRDWRKQVFIQGNLSKQETLNKHKARVDGGDSSVLFGLASFAEGVDLPGAYCEHVVIAKIPFSVPDDPVEAALAEWIEARGGNPFMEISVPDASLKLVQACGRLLRTEEDRGTITLLDRRLVTQRYGKAILNALPPFRREIS